The Impatiens glandulifera chromosome 8, dImpGla2.1, whole genome shotgun sequence genome includes a window with the following:
- the LOC124913270 gene encoding uncharacterized protein LOC124913270, whose product MAKAIADLLKCILIRTVGHHLCLLIAPVPNLLDSITLNDIVEQTVIKRSMAETTVPDFPGRISWKSALCLKKIVTKFEEMDLVEKVYNTQFRYIVSAPVLQFSGTIEDYDDEEEGSEPEDEQEEPTSKPNTRKRKAALNLKEAVNLKRKLAYESSPANIPSPPSATTPGLPPTSSVGCKCEELKEEVKALKEELIKEVKEELKEMKTAYEETQTNHKAYMKKLVVSMCEQLLAKSNQRMATLIVKLDSMEEERKKKKKKSKLEKKGKTEDGGETENNVKNWLKDEATNDETKTVFTCEARKKLFVRVLTKSTWLKDPEIDAVCHLLRKRIEQYPKTYKHCKVSIGDCLLADMMRREYPNYKKDSEKFPISDVFSQYFWGAPHRHMPEWPLVDDIYVPLNIGNKHWVLCVVRVQDNHIDVYDCDSSIYRNLDPYMRPLCEMFPRIYAMGASDAELKRYPNFNFQKLTYKRLPHPAKNAVAKYGEVPRADESGDCGVFMLMHMEYLTAGLGVEKNLTCAYVF is encoded by the exons ATGGCAAAGGCCATTGCTGATCTCCTAAAATGTATACTCATAAGA ACAGTTGGACATCACCTTTGTTTGCTCATTGCTCCTGTCCCAAATCTCCTTGACAGTATCACACTCAATGATATAGTTGAACAAACTGttatcaagagatct ATGGCAGAAACCACCGTTCCTGATTTCCCTGGACGGATTTCTTGGAAAAGCGCCCTCTGCCTTAAGAAGATTGTAACGAAGtttgaggaaatggatcttgtgGAGAAGGTGTACAATACCCAATTCCGATATATAGTCTCTGCGCCAGtgttgcagttctcaggaactatt gaggattatgatgatgaagaggaggGAAGTGAACCTGAGGATGAACAAGAAGAACCTACTTCCAAACCAAACACCCGGAAGAGAAAGGCTGCGCTTAATCTCAAAGAAGCAGTAAacctgaagaggaagcttgcttatgaatctaGTCCTGCCAACATTCCTAGCCCCCCATCCGCTACTACTCCTGGATTACCTCCAACATcttctgttggatgtaaatgtgaagAGCTGAAAGAGGAGGTAAAAGCGCTGAAGGAGGAGCTCATCAAAGAGGTGAAGGAGGAGCTCAAAGAGATGAAAACAGCTTACGAAGAAACTCAAACAAATCACAAGGCTTATATGAAAAAGTTGGTTGTTAGTATGTGCGAACAGTTATTAGCCAAATCCAACCAAAGGATGGCCACTTTAATTGTCAAATTAGATAGTATGGAggaggagaggaagaagaagaagaagaagagcaaattGGAAAAGAAGGGCAAGACTGAG GATGGTGGTGAGACTGAGAataatgtgaag AATTGGTTGAAAGATGAAGCTACCAATGATGAGACAAAGACTGTGTTTACTTGCGAAGCACGAAAGAAGttgtttgttagagttctaacaaagtccacatggcttaaagatcct GAAATCGACGCAGTGTGCCACTTGTTGCGCAAAAGGATTGAGCaatatcccaagacatataaacatTGTAAAGTATCAATAGGGGATTGCTTATTAGCAGATATGATGAGGCGAGAGTACCCGAACTATAAAAAAGATTCTGAAAAATTTCCAATATCAGACGTCTTTTCTCAGTACTTCTGGGGAGCGCCTCATAGACATATGCCAGAATGGCCACTAGTAGACGATATTTACGTGCCTTTGAACATTGGCAACAAGCATTGGGTACTGTGCGTCGTTCGTGTACAAGATAATCACATTGACGTTTATGACTGCGACTCGAGTATTTATAGGAATCTCGATCCATACATGAGACCTTTGTGTGAGATGTTTCCACGAATATATGCAATGGGAGCCAGTGATGCTGAGCTAAAACGGTatcctaatttcaatttccagaAACTGACATATAAAAGGTTGCCACACCCAGCCAAAAATGCAGTCGCCAAATATGGGGAAGTCCCTAGAGCAGATGAAAGTGGGGATTGTGGTGTATTTATGCTTATGCACATGGAATACTTGACTGCTGGTTTAGGTGTAGAGAAG AACTTGACTTGTGCTTATGTATTCTGA